From the Daphnia magna isolate NIES linkage group LG3, ASM2063170v1.1, whole genome shotgun sequence genome, one window contains:
- the LOC123470420 gene encoding uncharacterized protein LOC123470420: protein MAHITIGNVQDTHRRRCSPTILLDVIRDDGSVGAQISDVIPDPGAEVSVGGRDVMAALGLVEKDLAASSFDLVMADRSSPLLSIGQRDIHIRYGDRSAHITIVFCLEIRGMLLCRLDCVELNILHRQYPKPLSRVRSVTFSLPEENLPSDTTSTSPGGTFLKDIYIPMEPTTEQISTIEAAISAEFEVVFNQEEGLRKMAGPDMVIRLRDDAVPFYVNGARPIAFGDRSDVKRVLDDLVAKKVIVAVSEASEWAAPLVVIRNAKTGKIPHVAGVCAVLQAARTAGITFSKEKFRFAQSRISWVGYDIRHGGITIEEEKLKALSHFPKPTNVSELRSFMGLVEQLAGFSTEVTAAKSPLRPLLSTRNPFVWTEDHDRSFEAVKLPLISPPVLVHFDPMRETTIQVDASRKHGMGYALLQRHGDSWKLVDANSRWCSDTESRYAVVELELAAVEWAIRKCRLYLSGLPNFTLVVDHQALVAILDRYTLDAIDNPKIQRLKERLSPCAFTTIWRKGKDHAIPDALSRAPVNDPAANDECVGAELAYSVRRITLQGISSICSPHDESDLSSHLTDNLFENLRATASADPHYVDLVAAVESGFAVDRARTPDHIRQFWSIRNHLSVDNGIVLYGSRIVVPMAARQDMLNKLHAAHQGIVRTKRRAQQTIY from the exons ATGGCCCACATAACCATCGGAAATGTCCAAGATACTCATCGGCGGCGCTGCTCTCCGACCATATTGTTGGACGTGATTCGTGACGATGGCAGTGTCGGTGCTCAAATCAGTGACGTTATTCCCGATCCAGGTGCTGAGGTCAGTGTCGGTGGCCGCGACGTTATGGCAGCTTTGGGCCTAGTTGAAAAGGATCTGGCGGCTTCGTCATTTGACCTAGTAATGGCCGACAGATCCTCTCCGTTGTTGTCAATTGGACAGCGAGACATTCATATCCGGTATGGAGATCGGAGCGCTCATATCACGATTGTGTTCTGCCTGGAAATCCGCGGCATGCTCTTATGCCGGTTGGATTGCGTCGAATTAAATATTTTGCATCGACAATACCCGAAGCCGCTGTCTCGAGTGCGTTCGGTTACGTTTTCATTGCCGGAGGAAAATTTACCAAGTGATACAACTTCCACTTCACCTGGCGGGACGTTTCTCAAGGATATTTACATCCCCATGGAGCCTACCACGGAGCAGATTTCGACCATCGAGGCGGCTATCAGCGCCGAGTTTGAAGTGGTTTTTAACCAGGAAGAGGGGTTACGCAAAATGGCAGGCCCGGATATGGTAATTCGCCTCCGCGACGATGCAGTCCCATTTTATGTCAATGGTGCGCGACCCATTGCTTTCGGGGATCGTTCTGACGTGAAACGTGTGCTAGACGACCTGGTGGCGAAAAAGGTGATCGTGGCAGTTAGCGAGGCGTCGGAGTGGGCCGCTCCATTAGTCGTCATTCGGAATgcaaaaactggaaaaattc CCCACGTCGCGGGAGTATGTGCAGTATTGCAGGCAGCGCGGACGGCAGGAATCACCTTCAGTAAGGAGAAATTTCGGTTTGCTCAATCCCGCATTTCTTGGGTCGGATATGATATCCGGCACGGCGGCATCACCATCGAGGAAGAAAAACTCAAAGCGCTGTCGCATTTTCCCAAGCCAACCAACGTATCAGAGCTGCGTTCTTTCATGGGGTTGGTTGAACAATTGGCGGGATTTTCTACTGAAGTGACGGCGGCCAAGAGTCCCCTTCGTCCCCTTCTCAGCACGCGCAATCCTTTCGTATGGACCGAAGATCATGATCGGTCTTTCGAGGCTGTAAAACTGCCCCTTATCTCTCCGCCTGTGTTGGTGCACTTCGACCCCATGCGTGAAACGACAATCCAGGTCGATGCCTCGCGCAAACACGGTATGGGATATGCGCTTTTACAACGACATGGCGATTCCTGGAAGCTGGTGGACGCCAACTCTCGCTGGTGCTCGGATACGGAGTCGAGATATGCAGTGGTGGAACTTGAGTTGGCGGCGGTGGAATGGGCAATCCGGAAATGCCGACTTTACTTATCCGGATTACCCAATTTTACATTGGTGGTGGATCACCAAGCATTGGTGGCCATATTGGATCGATACACATTGGATGCTATCGATAATCCCAAGATCCAGCGCCTGAAGGAGCGTCTCTCCCCGTGCGCCTTCACAACGATATGGCGGAAGGGAAAAGACCACGCTATTCCCGATGCATTATCGCGGGCACCTGTGAATGATCCGGCGGCGAACGATGAATGCGTCGGAGCGGAGTTGGCGTATTCCGTGCGTCGCATCACACTTCAAGGCATCAGCAGCATTTGCAGCCCACATGACGAGTCGGATCTCTCGAGCCATTTGACGGATAATCTATTCGAAAACTTGCGAGCGACGGCATCAGCGGACCCCCATTACGTCGATCTGGTGGCCGCCGTGGAATCCGGATTTGCTGTCGACCGTGCGCGCACCCCCGATCACATCCGACAATTCTGGTCGATTCGGAATCATTTATCAGTGGATAACGGCATCGTCCTATACGGTTCACGAATCGTCGTACCCATGGCGGCACGTCAGGACATGTTGAACAAGCTGCATGCG
- the LOC116925904 gene encoding uncharacterized protein LOC116925904 codes for METIIAMLLLCQTFGSSRLMTILQNVGILKFLGTFHQRNVKYQNHVGMFILVSSERNMEHIASIQSDINTDGKDDASQPNTSLGRGKRHKRPNKRFLPSSDDESVGVYGPTQPETIVIPISPGSLCRNSVDGGVPAVHPTAPLAVQWRCNNSVDDPGVSGPTQTEAIVIPTVPVSLLRNSVGGVPAALPMTPFEVQQSCSNSFEEVSQHMRGEITVNSTDDKSPVSYNNLYSQEMPYSGTIVNQRMSVAVPNQSNILSEVEMPNGSTRNVFFFNQRNQSNTLTYGSVALIGKLVKEVLKLQEFISNMMAKLVVMESKMESHRQPVAETLANPESF; via the exons ATGGAAACAATTATCGCCATGTTACTGTTGTGCCAGACATTTGGATCTTCTAGGCTGATGACAATTCTTCAAAATGTTGGTATCCTAAAATTTCTGGGCACATTTCATCAAAGAAACGTGAAGTACCAAAACCATGTTGGTATGTTTATCCTTGTATCGTCAGAAAGGAATATG GAGCACATTGCTTCAATTCAATCAGACATTAATACTGATGGTAAAGATGATGCCAGTCAACCTAACACGTCATTGGGAAGAGGAAAGAGACACAAGAGGCCGAATAAAAGATTCTTGCCTTCAAGTGATGATGAAAGCGTTGGTGTATATGGACCCACCCAGCCAGAAACAATTGTGATTCCAATAAGTCCAGGTAGCTTATGTAGGAATTCTGTTGATGGTGGTGTTCCTGCTGTGCACCCAACAGCACCACTTGCAGTTCAGTGGAGATGCAATAATTCTGTTGATGACCCTGGTGTATCTGGGCCCACTCAGACAGAAGCAATTGTGATTCCAACGGTTCCAGTTAGCCTATTAAGGAATTCTGTTGGTGGTGTTCCTGCTGCACTGCCAATGACACCATTTGAAGTTCAGCAAAGTTGCAGTAACTCTTTTGAGGAAGTCTCACAGCATATGAGAGGGGAAATTACTGTTAATTCTACGGATGACAAATCACCAGTTTCCTACAACAATTTGTATTCACAAG AAATGCCCTATTCCGGCACGATTGTAAATCAGCGGATGAGTGTTGCGGTACCGAATCAATCAAACATCTTGAGCGAAG TAGAAATGCCCAACGGTAGTACgcgtaatgtttttttttttaatcagaGGAATCAATCAAACACCTTGACTTACG GTTCTGTAGCATTGATTGGGAAGTTGGTAAAAGAAGTCCTTAAACTACAGGaatttatttcaaacatgATGGCGAAACTCGTCGTTATGGAATCAAAGATGGAAAGCCATCGACAGCCAGTAGCAGAAACACTAGCTAATCCAGAGTCCTTCTAG
- the LOC116922384 gene encoding uncharacterized protein LOC116922384, which produces MSKMVVIDGKIDVLMTKPTESQATEQEMDPDFWPEPLKEVEEVKLLEEILLNNDKYYQLVNIIRNLGGGSITSAVKCAWSRVFSIKVMAFVNWKGVATKNHQKQGLKKSIITKAIFEAVRNTGGRRTKDYELEKLTKSVMKGMPEKFRKSLQVAADMEVDNEDDMPPPTGGSSS; this is translated from the exons ATGTCGAAAATGGTAGTAATTGATGGCAAAATAGATGTCTTGATGACGAAGCCAACAGAATCTCAAGCCACTGAACAGGAAATGGATCCTGATTTTTGGCCGGAGCCGCTAAAGGAAGTTGAGGAAGTAAAATTGCTGGAGGAAATTCTATTGAATAACGATAAGTATTATCAACTG GTGAACATTATTCGTAACTTAGGTGGTGGATCCATAACTAGTGCAGTTAAGTGCGCATGGTCTCGCGTCTTTTCCATTAAGGTTATGGCTTTCGTCAATTGGAAGGGAGTGGCCACAAAGAACCATCAGAAGCAGGGACTGAAGAAATCCATCATTACCAAAGCTATCTTTG aAGCTGTGCGAAACACAGGAGGCCGGAGGACTAAAGATTACGAGCTTGAAAAGTTAACAAAGTCAGTCATGAAGGGGATGCCAGAAAAATTCCGTAAGTCATTGCAAGTGGCAGCAGACATGGAAGTAGATAATGAGGACGATATGCCACCTCCAACCGGGGGCAGCAGCTCGTAG
- the LOC116919616 gene encoding derlin-1, whose amino-acid sequence MSEVSSWLKNLPIFTRHWFGLTIALSLVGRFGILSPKYLVLDYHSLFQSFHIWRPASALFYYPITPKTGFHFLINLYFLYNYSLQLETGLFNGRPADYFFMLLFNWICCVIIGLLADFPYLMDPMVLSVLYVWCQLNKDTVVNFWFGTQFKAMYLPWVLLGFNLIIAGGGVMELVGIVVGHLYFFLTMQYPQEFGGPLLLTTPQILYKYFPNQRSGVQGFGTAPQPRAEFRPNVDAGPRRYDWGRGNVLGGQN is encoded by the exons ATGAGTGAAGTTAGCAGCTGGTTAAAAAATTTGCCCATTTTTACCAGACATTGGTTCGGCCTCACCATTGCATTGTCACTTGTTGGGAGATTTGGAATTCTTAGCCCTAAATATCTTGTCTTGGATTATCATTCTTTATTCCAATCATTTCAT ATATGGAGACCAGCATCAGCATTGTTTTATTATCCCATAACACCAAAAACAGGATTCCACTTCCTGattaatttgtattttttatacaATTATTCACTTCAACTTGAAACTGGGCTATTTAATGGAAGACCTGCAgattattttttcatgttattATTCAACTGGATATGTTGTGTTATAATTGGGCTCCTTGCTGATTTCCCT tatttgatggaTCCAATGGTACTTAGTGTACTGTATGTCTGGTGCCAACTGAATAAGGACACAGTTGTAAATTTCTGGTTTGGAACCCAGTTCAAGGCAATGTACCTACCCTGGGTCCTTCTTGGGTTTAACTTGATCATTGCTGGAGg TGGAGTCATGGAACTTGTTGGGATTGTGGTTGGACATCTTTACTTTTTCCTCACAATGCAGTACCCTCAAGAATTTGGTGGTCCTTTACTTCTGACCACCCCACAAATTCT GTACAAATATTTTCCGAACCAAAGAAGCGGAGTTCAAGGATTCGGCACGGCACCGCAGCCCAGAGCCGAATTTAGGCCTAACGTAGATGCAGGTCCTCGTCGCTATGATTGGGGCCGTGGAAATGTTTTAGGTggacaaaattaa
- the LOC116919614 gene encoding MPN domain-containing protein has product MIDASEDSSTSDQGDAQEVKLIAVSTGHTSEQSNNMTATILNATIDHEMDGEENIDGNEDEELNEKKSKTAGGFTGRGVTLQMLLEDNILQPKEGAMSLEYMGQKFNGDLLADGKIFSAEVQEVFSSPSAWALRCKKIVNPEQKYGCGWSSVRYCGRPLDVYKNQWMRKRRLEQVSDNSTPDDCQISNTDPVLLETELEMVSNVKSTADRQIIKHETLGNRTSIEDPTLLIETISFANIGKLQPFLISLNTAALIVMEVHCFLTRSEVVGYLAGQWDINTNTLTIKQAFPCLSRIGESKRGQTTEVKIAQSMENSGLCLVGWYHSHPLSPPAPTVQDIDSQLEHQLRLKGTGEQGYRPCVGMILSPFLRTDPNQTNSTSHLACYWVCPPAESRPLELGRPMAMQYNVVYDTCAKEDLVSKLETCLKFYQDSPNRTDLDEIWCEELTFFDKLKTSITSSLQSEKDVVVMDLIDTLQTAIKVRPMKTDIENVFPTKSADCEPQNNAKEIQCL; this is encoded by the exons ATGATAGATGCATCTGAAGATTCAAGCACTAGTGATCAAGGTGATGCTCAAGAGGTGAAGTTAATTGCAGTCAGTACTGGACACACCTCTGAACAATCCAATAATATGACTGCAACCATACTCAATGCAACAATAGATCATGAAATGGATGGAGAA GAAAACATAGATGGCAATGAAGATGAGGAactgaatgaaaaaaaatcaaaaactgctGGTGGATTCACTGGAAGAGGAGTCACCCTACAAATGTTACTTGAAGACAATATCCTTCAGCCGAAAGAGGGTGCCATGTCACTCGAATATATG GGTCAAAAATTTAACGGGGATTTGTTAGCAGATGGCAAGATTTTTTCTGCTGAAGTCCAAGAAGTTTTCAGTTCTCCAAGTGCATGGGCCCTACGCTGCAAAAAAATTGTCAATCCTGAGCAAAAATACGGATGTGGCTGGTCATCA GTACGATATTGTGGTAGGCCTTTGGATGTATATAAAAATCAGTGGATGCGTAAACGACGATTAGAACAGGTTAGTGACAATTCAACTCCTGATGATTGTCAGATTTCCAACACCGACCCTGTATTACTGGAAACGGAACTCGAAATGGTATCGAATGTCAAATCTACTGCTGATCGACAAATAATTAAGCATGAAACGCTAGGAAACAGAACAAGTATCGA GGATCCAACTTTGTTGATTGAAACTATATCCTTTGCAAACATAGGAAAACTTCAACCCTTTCTAATATCATTGAACACGGCTGCCTTAATTGTGATGGAAGTACATTGCTTCCTGACACGATCCGAAGTTGTTGGATACCTAGCGGGGCAATGGGACATCAACACAAACA caCTCACAATTAAGCAAGCTTTTCCTTGTTTGAGTCGGATTGGGGAAAGCAAACGTGGCCAAACTACTGAAGTAAAAATTGCCCAATCCATGGAGAACTCCGGACTTTGTCTGGTAGGATGGTACCATAGCCATCctctttcgcctccagctcCAACGGTACAAGATATTGATTCACAGCTTGAACACCAGTTAAGACTGAAAGGAACGGGCGAGCAAGGTTACCGTCCCTGCGTTGGGATGATTTtat CGCCGTTTCTTCGCACTGATCCAAACCAAACTAACTCGACAAGTCATCTGGCGTGTTATTGGGTCTGCCCGCCCGCCGAATCTCGACCACTTGAGCTTGGCCGTCCCATGGCCATGCAATACAATGTGGTGTATGATACTTGTGCAAAAGAAGACTTAGTCTCTAAAttg gaAACATGTCTTAAATTTTATCAGGATTCTCCCAACCGCACAGACCTTGACGAAATATGGTGTGAGGAACTAACTTTCTTTGATAAACTAAAAACTTCGATAACGTCCAGCTTGCAGAGCGAAAAAGATGTTGTGGTTATGGACTTGATTGATACACTTCAAACCGCAATCAAAGTTAGACCAATGAAAACAGATATTGAAAACGTCTTTCCAACGAAATCAGCAGATTGTGAGCCTCAGAATAATGCAAAAGAAATACAATGCTTGTGA
- the LOC116919611 gene encoding cell division cycle protein 27 homolog — MLVQEPVQAAIWHCLNHYNYWNATFLAEKLQDEINNEESLYLLATCYYRSGKANQARSLLQSKGTQSPQCQYLLAKCCLDLNKLAEAEGTLMGGNIFKQKSLDDVVAEYGDAAAFALVLLGQVYMQTERKFKAIEVLNRALKLNPFLWAAFELLCRLGEKPDAEDVFQLDGLENFSHCHGTNPIASLITAQINQSNDATTKAHIQEPMSVDQISTPILQIPSADVSIVNTSTPLPCVPLIHHNIPNLTPDDQMIPSIPLTSTMAPTRSRARSFRLRSVFKAGQALSPMSPNFGIIPLDTSSASDASQSSMVYLCPSLAPSVAETKETKIMPKRLGGRRETASAAPSVPSRMGVFCQSGNTATPTLSSPPAANVRRSTRLYSSNNSVKENNKSSSRFVVPKLPLKRSKSKLTKSDTPESGLAPISDFQELIGKLDKEDEKPGLQPSYITSAQTPPTNLVHEAVQMQKQSAEGLMSLLRIVGKAFSHLTSYESRQAIDTVEWLSARHKRSSWVLSLMAKAYFELADYKQATRLFQEVREMEPYRTDLMEYYSTALWHLQQEVSLSALAQDMLEQDKMSAATWCCAGNCLDLQKDREQALKFFQRAIQVDPKFAYAYTLLGHQYLALEETEKAMDCFKNAVRVDPIHYNGWYGMGIIYYKQERYSMAEFYFKKALDINKNSPVLKCHVAIVEHALQRTDKALQMLNSALAVEERNPLCKFHRASIYFACDRLDEALAELHELKEIAPREALVYYLMGNVYKKRNETHLALTNFSWANDLDPKGASGARRHIKEVIDPTSSLSLVPVSGISQEPHQASISNDQDEGSTVEGGNHSGASNNFSNESLEMPPLPTMDSGDGDHFYNTTE, encoded by the exons ATGTTGGTACAAGAACCTGTCCAG GCGGCTATCTGGCATTGTCTTAATCATTACAATTACTGGAATGCTACATTTCTTGCTGAGAAACTCCAGGATGAAA TTAATAATGAAGAAAGCTTGTATCTACTGGCCACTTGTTATTATCGGTCAGGGAAAGCAAATCAAGCACGAAGCTTACTGCAATCAAAAGGAACTCAGTCTCCACAATGCCAATACTTGTTAGCCAAATGTTGCTTAGATCTGAACAA gcTGGCGGAAGCAGAAGGAACACTGATGGGTGGAAATATTTTCAAGCAAAAGTCTTTGGATGATGTTGTAGCTGAATATGGAGATGCTGCTGCCTTTGCCCTAGTTTTATTGGGTCAAGTCTACATGCAGACAGAACGAAAGTTCAAGGCTATTGAAGTACTCAATAGAGCACTTAAGCTTAATCCATTTTTGTGGGCTGCTTTTGAGCTCCTATGTCGCTTGGGTGAAAAACCAGATGCTGAAGATGTCTTTCAGCTAGATGGATTAGAGAATTTCTCTCATTGTCATGGGACAAATCCAATTGCTTCGCTGATCACTGCTCAGATCAATCAGTCAAATGATGCAACTACCAAAGCACACATCCAGGAACCAATGTCTGTCGACCAAATTTCCACCCCAATACTTCAGATCCCTTCAGCTGATGTTAGTATAGTGAATACAAG CACTCCACTACCATGTGTGCCTCTTATCCATCACAATATACCTAATTTGACTCCAGACGATCAAATGATACCTTCAATACCGTTGACGAGTACCATGGCTCCAACACGTTCCAGGGCACGATCGTTCCGGCTTCGATCAGTTTTCAAAGCTGGTCAAGCTCTATCACCCATGTCTCCCAA TTTCGGTATCATTCCTTTGGATACATCATCGGCAAGCGATGCGTCTCAAAGTTCAATGGTATATCTGTGTCCGTCGCTTGCGCCTTCGGTAGccgaaacaaaagaaacaaagataATGCCTAAGCGG TTGGGGGGCCGGCGCGAAACAGCTAGCGCTGCCCCAAGTGTTCCTTCACGTATGGGAGTTTTCTGCCAATCAGGAAATACAGCTACACCAACGCTCTCGTCCCCGCCGGCTGCGAATGTCAGAAGAAGCACGCGCCTCTACAG CTCGAACAATtcagtaaaagaaaataataagagCAGTTCACGTTTCGTCGTACCCAAGTTGCCCCTGAAGCGCAGCAAATCTAAGCTAACAAAAAGTGATACGCCAGAAAGTGGATTAGCGCCAATCAGCGATTTCCAAGAATTGATCGGAAAATTAGATAAAGAGGACGAGAAACCAGGATTACAACCCAGTTACATAACCTCTGCACAGACACCACCGACCAATTTAGTTCATGAGGCGGTCCAGATGCAAAAGCAGTCGGCGGAGGGACTAATGTCGCTTCTTCGGATTGTAGGGAAGGCCTTTTCACACCTGACATCCTACGAGTCTCGCCAAGCAATTGATACTGTGGAATGGCTTTCGGCGCGCCACAAAAGATCAAGCTGGGTTCTCTCTCTAATGGCGAAAGCTTACTTTGAGCTTGCCGACTACAAGCAGGCAACAAG GCTGTTCCAAGAAGTACGAGAAATGGAGCCGTATCGAACTGATTTGATGGAGTATTATAGTACTGCTCTCTGGCATCTTCAGCAAGAAGTATCGCTTTCAGCGTTAGCCCAGGATATGCTTGAGCAGGACAAAATGTCAGCTGCGACATGGTGCTGTGCCGGAAATTGTTTGGATTTACAGAAAGACCGGGAACAAGCGCTGAAGTTTTTTCAGCGAGCAATCCAAGTTGATCCGAAATTTGCCTACGCGTACACTCTTTTGGGTCATCAGTACCTAGCTCTCGAAGAAACGGAGAAAGCCATGGATTGCTTCAAAAATGCTGTCAGAGTTGACCCTATTCATTATAATGGATG GTACGGTATGGGAATAATCTACTATAAACAAGAGCGTTATTCCATGGCGGAGTTTTACTTCAAGAAGGCCTTGGACATCAATAAAAATAGTCCAGTGCTTAAGTGCCACGTTGCTATTGTGGAACACGCACTCCAGAGGACCGATAAGGCCCTGCAAATGCTCAATTCAGCACTGGCAGTAGAAGAACGTAATCCGCTCTGCAAGTTCCACCGTGCTTCTATTTACTTCGCCTGTGATCGCCTCGACGAAGCATTGGCAGAACTGCATGAATTAAAGGAAATAGCTCCGCGAGAAGCTCTCGTTTACTATCTAATGGGCAAT GTttacaagaaaagaaatgaaactcATCTGGCGCTAACCAATTTTAGCTGGGCCAACGATTTGGATCCTAAAGGAGCAAGTGGTGCTAGACGTCATATCAAAGAGGTAATTGACCCCACTTCCAGTCTGAGTCTTGTTCCAGTTAGTGGAATCTCCCAAGAACCACATCAAGCCTCCATCAGCAACGATCAAG ATGAGGGCAGTACCGTGGAAGGAGGCAATCACTCAGGAGCTAGTaacaatttttcaaacgagtctctGGAAATGCCACCGTTGCCCACAATGGATAGTGGCGATGGTGATCATTTCTACAATACAACTGAATAG